Proteins encoded by one window of Hylaeus volcanicus isolate JK05 chromosome 7, UHH_iyHylVolc1.0_haploid, whole genome shotgun sequence:
- the LOC128880033 gene encoding protein Wnt-2b-A-like isoform X2, with protein MREISRLLLGVVGAVVVGAAVCGRIPGLAKSQREQCRKAPHAMPAVGEGAELGLRECRHQFRHHRWNCSHVANDQVFGHVVVVGKDCPVTAASPLFIMLLGRLTVALLAGPLPRRMGRSRSVKGRPACTR; from the coding sequence GGTGGTCGGAGCAGTGGTGGTCGGCGCAGCCGTTTGCGGTCGTATTCCAGGCCTGGCGAAGAGTCAACGGGAGCAGTGCAGAAAAGCGCCGCACGCGATGCCTGCGGTGGGCGAGGGCGCGGAGCTCGGACTCCGCGAGTGCCGGCATCAGTTCAGACATCACCGCTGGAACTGTTCCCACGTGGCCAACGATCAGGTCTTCGGCCACGTGGTCGTAGTAGGTAAGGATTGTCCTGTCACCGCGGCCAGCCCGTTATTTATTATGCTCCTCGGGCGTTTAACAGTGGCGTTGCTCGCGGGGCCCCTGCCACGCCGTATGGGGCGCTCGCGGTCTGTAAAAGGCCGGCCGGCGTGTACGCGGTAA